In Microbacterium sp. 1.5R, the following are encoded in one genomic region:
- a CDS encoding SDR family oxidoreductase produces MRITVIGGTGLIGTRVTRVLKGAGHDVVVASRATGVNSFTGEGLDEALAGASAVIDVSNSSYTDEAGAQEFFSTSTMNLLAYGEAAGVSHHVALSVVGTDRLARAQGGYFIAKHQQERLIAASGRPYTLVHATQFFEFIRSITDHALREGAAHIADVLVQPMAADDVANAVATAALGEPRVGMIEFGGPEVFSLTELAALDLRARQDDREVVPDPLGTYFGAHLAARDLLPEMTATIAPTRYHDWRVKTPASI; encoded by the coding sequence ATGAGGATCACAGTCATCGGCGGCACGGGGTTGATCGGCACCCGCGTCACGCGCGTCCTGAAGGGCGCGGGACACGACGTCGTCGTCGCGTCTCGCGCCACGGGGGTGAACTCATTCACCGGCGAGGGGCTCGACGAGGCTCTCGCCGGCGCATCCGCGGTGATCGATGTGTCGAACTCGTCGTACACCGACGAGGCCGGTGCGCAGGAGTTCTTCTCCACCTCGACGATGAACCTGCTCGCCTACGGCGAAGCCGCGGGCGTCTCCCATCACGTCGCCCTGTCGGTCGTGGGCACCGACCGCCTCGCACGCGCGCAGGGCGGATACTTCATCGCCAAGCATCAGCAGGAACGCCTCATCGCGGCATCCGGTCGCCCGTACACCCTCGTGCATGCGACGCAGTTCTTCGAGTTCATCCGCAGCATCACCGACCACGCCCTGCGCGAGGGAGCCGCGCACATCGCCGATGTGCTCGTGCAGCCGATGGCGGCCGACGACGTCGCGAACGCGGTCGCAACGGCAGCGCTCGGAGAACCCCGTGTCGGGATGATCGAGTTCGGCGGCCCCGAGGTGTTCAGCCTGACGGAACTCGCGGCACTCGACCTGCGGGCGAGACAGGACGATCGGGAGGTCGTCCCGGATCCGCTCGGAACGTACTTCGGCGCGCATCTCGCCGCCCGCGACCTGCTGCCGGAGATGACCGCGACGATCGCTCCGACGAGGTATCACGACTGGAGGGTGAAGACGCCCGCCAGCATCTGA
- the dnaB gene encoding replicative DNA helicase has protein sequence MSIADISEERLGGKRPQERTPPHDTLAEQSALGGMLLSKDAVADVIETLKGADFYIPKHELIFEAILSLYSHGEPTDVVAVTDELIKTGELSRAGGADYLHTLTSIVPTAANAGYYAGIVSERAILRRLVDAGTRIVQLGYDGQGDATDLVNNAQAEIYSITGSETAEDYVPLQIAVDAALEEIEAASGRDGSMTGVPTGFKELDELTNGLHGGQMIVVAARPAMGKSTLALDFARAASIGHNLPSVFFSLEMGKSEIAMRLLSAEGQIPLQNMRKGNLDPRDWTTVAATRGRINDAPLYIDDSPNMTLVEIRAKCRRLKQREGLRMVIIDYLQLMTSGKRVESRQQEVSEFSRSLKLIAKELQVPVIALSQLNRGPEQRTDKKPAISDLRESGSIEQDADMVILLHRDSVYDKDVRPGEADLIVAKHRNGPTATITVAFQGHYSRFHDMAPGGDFN, from the coding sequence GTGTCGATCGCCGACATCTCAGAGGAGCGCCTCGGAGGCAAGCGTCCGCAGGAGCGAACGCCTCCCCACGACACGCTCGCCGAACAGAGCGCCCTGGGGGGAATGCTCCTCTCGAAGGATGCTGTCGCCGACGTCATCGAGACGCTCAAGGGTGCCGACTTCTACATCCCCAAGCACGAGCTGATCTTCGAGGCGATCCTGTCGCTCTACTCGCACGGCGAGCCGACCGACGTCGTCGCCGTCACGGACGAGCTCATCAAGACGGGAGAGCTGAGCCGGGCCGGCGGTGCCGACTATCTGCACACGCTCACCTCGATCGTCCCCACCGCCGCCAACGCCGGCTACTACGCGGGCATCGTGTCGGAGCGGGCGATCCTGCGTCGTCTGGTCGATGCGGGAACGCGTATCGTGCAGCTCGGCTACGACGGACAGGGCGACGCGACCGACCTCGTCAACAACGCCCAGGCTGAGATCTACTCGATCACCGGCTCCGAGACCGCAGAGGACTACGTGCCGCTGCAGATCGCGGTCGACGCCGCGCTCGAGGAGATCGAGGCCGCCAGCGGTCGCGACGGGTCGATGACGGGTGTCCCGACCGGCTTCAAGGAGCTCGACGAGCTCACCAACGGCCTGCACGGCGGGCAGATGATCGTCGTCGCCGCTCGTCCCGCCATGGGTAAGTCGACGCTCGCGCTCGACTTCGCCCGCGCTGCCTCCATCGGCCACAACCTCCCCTCGGTCTTCTTCTCACTCGAGATGGGCAAGAGCGAGATCGCGATGCGTCTGCTCAGTGCCGAGGGGCAGATCCCTCTGCAGAACATGCGAAAGGGAAACCTCGACCCGCGGGACTGGACCACGGTCGCCGCGACCCGCGGACGCATCAACGACGCTCCGCTCTACATCGACGACAGCCCGAACATGACGCTGGTCGAGATCCGGGCGAAGTGCCGTCGACTCAAGCAGCGTGAGGGTCTGCGGATGGTCATCATCGACTACCTGCAGCTGATGACGTCAGGCAAGCGCGTCGAGTCGCGTCAGCAGGAGGTCTCGGAGTTCTCGCGAAGCCTCAAGCTCATCGCCAAGGAGCTGCAGGTTCCGGTCATCGCTCTGTCGCAACTGAACCGTGGTCCCGAGCAGCGCACCGACAAGAAGCCCGCGATCAGCGACCTGCGTGAGTCCGGCTCGATCGAGCAGGACGCCGACATGGTGATCCTGCTGCACCGCGACTCGGTCTACGACAAGGACGTTCGTCCGGGCGAGGCCGACCTGATCGTCGCCAAGCACCGTAACGGCCCGACCGCGACGATCACCGTGGCCTTCCAGGGCCACTATTCGCGCTTCCACGACATGGCACCGGGCGGCGACTTCAACTGA
- a CDS encoding DNA/RNA non-specific endonuclease: MADGYDLDFLPTRVPLPGPARDATELTYPHFSVLLDRERRLAAVTGVNIDGALLRELPRTGDWQLDPRVDAALQTGPEVYARNDLDRGHLVRRRDPGWGDVDDARAATEATFFYPNAAPQAAGFNQSAELWLGLEDHVLEYAETTDQRISVFTAPVLGDDDPPYRGIRIPLLFWKIAAWQGPDGLSAAGFVLDQSELVESPDGLFAVPPLGAFRTFQVPITEIIRVTGLDVGPLLDADVLDRRSARSTEWRALASASDITL; the protein is encoded by the coding sequence ATGGCAGACGGATACGACCTCGACTTCCTTCCGACGCGAGTGCCCCTGCCCGGGCCGGCCCGCGATGCGACGGAGCTGACCTACCCCCACTTCAGCGTGCTGCTCGACCGCGAGCGCCGCCTGGCCGCCGTGACGGGCGTGAACATCGACGGGGCGCTGCTGCGCGAGCTGCCCCGCACCGGGGACTGGCAGCTCGACCCCCGAGTCGATGCAGCACTGCAGACCGGACCCGAGGTGTATGCGCGCAACGACCTCGATCGCGGCCACCTCGTGCGCCGACGCGACCCCGGCTGGGGTGATGTCGACGACGCTCGGGCGGCGACCGAGGCGACGTTCTTCTATCCGAACGCCGCCCCGCAGGCCGCCGGTTTCAATCAGTCCGCAGAGCTCTGGCTCGGTCTGGAAGACCACGTGCTCGAGTATGCCGAGACGACGGATCAGCGGATCTCGGTGTTCACGGCCCCTGTGCTGGGAGACGACGATCCGCCGTACCGCGGCATCCGCATCCCTCTTCTGTTCTGGAAGATCGCGGCGTGGCAGGGCCCCGACGGTCTGTCAGCGGCCGGGTTCGTGCTCGATCAGTCAGAGCTCGTCGAGTCACCGGACGGTCTCTTCGCGGTTCCGCCGCTCGGCGCATTCCGCACCTTCCAGGTTCCGATCACCGAGATCATCCGGGTGACGGGGCTGGATGTCGGCCCGCTGCTCGATGCCGATGTGCTCGACCGGCGCAGCGCCCGATCGACCGAGTGGCGGGCGCTCGCCTCGGCATCCGACATCACGCTCTAG
- a CDS encoding SDR family oxidoreductase yields MSRDQYTFTNPAELYSDIEPEKQHMPEPGLDADLGPKADLGEESYRGTGRLTGRKALITGGDSGIGAATAIAFAREGADVALSYLPEEEEDAARIAGILRDAGATVAQIPGDLRDPEYCRTLVSEAVGALGGLDILVNNGGKQIYKESLTDITDEQFDDTFKTNVYAMFWITKAALPHLPAGSTIINTTSIQAYSPSGILVDYASTKATINAFTKGLAEQLAPKGIRVNAVAPGPIWTPLQPSDGQPQEKLPEFGEDTPLGRMGQPAELAPAYVFLASAESSYVAGETLNVNGGMPTP; encoded by the coding sequence ATGTCTCGCGACCAGTACACCTTCACCAACCCGGCCGAGCTCTACTCCGACATCGAACCCGAGAAGCAGCACATGCCGGAGCCCGGCCTCGATGCCGACCTCGGTCCGAAGGCCGACCTCGGTGAGGAGAGCTACCGCGGCACCGGCCGACTGACCGGGCGCAAGGCGCTCATCACCGGCGGCGACTCCGGCATCGGCGCGGCGACTGCGATCGCCTTCGCACGCGAGGGCGCGGACGTCGCGCTCTCGTACCTGCCCGAAGAGGAAGAGGATGCGGCGCGCATCGCCGGCATCCTCCGCGACGCCGGCGCGACCGTGGCGCAGATCCCCGGTGATCTCCGTGACCCCGAGTACTGCCGCACGCTCGTCTCGGAGGCGGTCGGTGCGCTCGGCGGCCTCGACATCCTCGTCAACAACGGCGGCAAGCAGATCTACAAGGAGTCGCTGACCGACATCACCGACGAGCAGTTCGACGACACCTTCAAGACCAACGTCTACGCGATGTTCTGGATCACGAAGGCCGCGCTGCCGCACCTCCCGGCAGGCTCGACCATCATCAACACCACGTCGATCCAGGCCTACTCGCCGTCGGGAATCCTCGTCGACTACGCATCGACCAAGGCCACGATCAACGCGTTCACGAAGGGCCTCGCCGAGCAGCTCGCGCCGAAGGGCATCCGTGTGAACGCCGTGGCACCGGGACCGATCTGGACGCCGCTGCAGCCGAGCGACGGACAGCCGCAGGAGAAGCTCCCGGAGTTCGGGGAGGACACCCCGCTCGGCCGCATGGGCCAGCCCGCAGAACTCGCCCCCGCCTACGTCTTCCTCGCCTCCGCGGAGTCGAGCTACGTCGCCGGCGAGACGCTCAACGTCAACGGCGGCATGCCCACGCCGTGA
- a CDS encoding RNA polymerase sigma-70 factor, translating to MTATRDEHSGSIRDLGTAVSVFAAQRRRLFGIAYRMLGTVADAEDIVQETWIRWQNTDRTQVQEPAAFLTTITTRLSINVLQSARVKRETYIGPWLPEPVNTDDDPSLGAERAEALQFAILLTLEKLTPTERAAYILREAFDYPYPRIAEIISSSAVSARQLVSRARAHLASAKQITVEPSHQRHLLEAFLAAARKGDARELEKLFAADVVSYTDGNGVKLAARIPVIGRGRVAQFVAAFAHHFWTGKSIGWVEVNGQPAATLVENGEVTTMVTVTASDEGIEQLLWVMSPQKLGHITAVAT from the coding sequence GTGACCGCGACACGTGACGAGCACAGCGGGTCGATCCGAGACCTCGGCACCGCAGTCTCGGTGTTCGCCGCCCAGCGCCGCCGACTGTTCGGCATCGCCTACCGGATGCTGGGCACCGTGGCCGACGCCGAGGACATCGTGCAGGAGACTTGGATCCGCTGGCAGAACACCGACCGGACCCAGGTGCAGGAACCCGCCGCTTTCCTCACGACCATCACGACGCGTCTGTCGATCAACGTTCTCCAGTCGGCTCGCGTGAAGCGGGAGACCTACATCGGGCCGTGGCTGCCTGAACCGGTCAACACCGACGACGATCCCTCGCTCGGCGCCGAGCGCGCCGAGGCGCTGCAGTTCGCGATCCTGCTGACGCTCGAGAAGCTCACCCCGACCGAGCGTGCGGCGTACATCCTCCGCGAGGCGTTCGACTATCCGTATCCCCGCATCGCCGAGATCATCTCGTCGAGTGCGGTGAGCGCTCGACAGCTGGTGAGCAGGGCTCGCGCGCACCTGGCCTCGGCGAAGCAGATCACCGTCGAGCCCTCGCATCAACGTCACCTGCTCGAGGCCTTCCTCGCCGCCGCGCGGAAGGGCGATGCCCGGGAGCTCGAGAAGCTCTTCGCCGCCGACGTGGTCAGCTACACCGACGGCAACGGGGTGAAGCTGGCGGCGCGGATCCCGGTGATCGGTCGTGGCCGCGTGGCGCAGTTCGTGGCTGCCTTCGCGCACCACTTCTGGACGGGCAAGTCGATCGGGTGGGTGGAGGTCAACGGTCAGCCCGCCGCGACGCTCGTCGAGAACGGTGAAGTCACCACGATGGTCACCGTCACGGCGTCCGACGAAGGGATCGAGCAGTTGCTCTGGGTGATGAGTCCCCAGAAGCTCGGACACATCACCGCGGTCGCGACATGA
- a CDS encoding SDR family oxidoreductase — translation MAEIVVIGGTGLIGSKVVAKLTEHGHDAVAASPNTGVNSLTGEGLAEVLVGAHTVVDVSNSPSFAPDDVLEFFTTSTRNLLAAEAAAGVTHHVALTIVGTNRPQNIPYFAAKVAQETLIRDSGIRYSLVHATQFFEFVGSIADISTDGDTVTLPGALIQPIAAEDVATAVARAAAGEPTGDIEIAGPEAFGMDEFARRALAFRGDPRTVVRDDAAPYYGAQIEERTLIPVDGAHIFETTLEEWLPLNPPRE, via the coding sequence ATGGCAGAGATCGTCGTCATCGGAGGCACCGGCCTCATCGGCTCGAAGGTCGTCGCGAAGCTGACGGAGCACGGCCACGACGCCGTCGCCGCATCGCCGAACACCGGCGTGAACTCGCTCACCGGCGAGGGCCTCGCGGAGGTTCTCGTCGGAGCCCACACCGTGGTCGACGTGTCGAACTCCCCCTCGTTCGCCCCCGACGATGTGCTGGAGTTCTTCACCACGTCGACTCGCAACCTGCTCGCCGCTGAGGCCGCGGCCGGTGTCACCCACCACGTCGCTCTCACGATCGTCGGCACGAACCGCCCGCAGAACATCCCCTACTTCGCGGCGAAGGTCGCACAGGAGACGCTGATCCGTGACTCCGGGATCCGATACTCCCTCGTGCACGCCACGCAGTTCTTCGAGTTCGTGGGAAGCATCGCCGACATCTCGACCGACGGCGACACAGTGACGCTGCCCGGGGCGCTGATCCAGCCGATCGCCGCCGAGGATGTCGCCACGGCAGTGGCCCGTGCTGCGGCCGGTGAGCCGACCGGCGACATCGAGATCGCAGGCCCGGAGGCCTTCGGCATGGACGAGTTCGCGCGCCGCGCGCTGGCCTTCCGTGGCGATCCTCGCACGGTCGTGCGTGATGACGCTGCGCCGTACTACGGTGCGCAGATCGAGGAGCGCACCCTCATCCCGGTCGACGGGGCGCACATCTTCGAGACGACTCTCGAAGAGTGGCTGCCGCTGAACCCGCCTCGCGAGTAG